The Rhizobium sp. BG4 genome has a window encoding:
- a CDS encoding DUF992 domain-containing protein: MKKTLVLAVATTLGFGSVAAAADTHHSKRQHKQQVASQPKERLGTLSCEVAGGIGLLIGSSRAVDCQFKQRTGKVERYNGTIGKLGIDVGVTGKSYLSWIVVNTKPTTVGEGSLAGTYVGASAGASLGLGLGANALVGGNATNFGLQPLSAEAGTGLNVAAGVSRLQLRKAD, from the coding sequence ATGAAAAAGACGCTCGTTCTCGCGGTGGCCACCACACTTGGCTTTGGCTCCGTTGCCGCGGCAGCCGATACCCACCACAGCAAAAGGCAGCATAAGCAGCAGGTTGCGTCACAGCCGAAAGAGCGGCTGGGTACGCTTTCCTGCGAAGTCGCCGGCGGTATTGGCCTTCTGATCGGCTCCAGCCGCGCGGTGGATTGCCAGTTCAAGCAGCGAACCGGGAAGGTCGAACGTTACAACGGTACGATCGGAAAGCTCGGCATTGATGTCGGGGTGACCGGCAAATCCTATCTGAGCTGGATCGTGGTCAACACGAAGCCGACGACAGTTGGCGAAGGCAGCCTTGCCGGGACCTATGTCGGAGCGTCCGCTGGCGCATCTCTTGGTTTGGGCCTGGGGGCAAACGCGCTGGTTGGAGGCAATGCCACCAATTTTGGCCTGCAGCCGCTCAGTGCTGAAGCCGGGACCGGTCTCAATGTCGCAGCCGGCGTCTCGCGCCTGCAACTCCGTAAGGCAGACTAA
- a CDS encoding PAS domain-containing protein, which translates to MPMIGTDPSQDDNSIIFCNAAFQKLTGYSNADHIGRNCQLLQRAETDRAAVSRIREAISLRAYDRFYRVDQA; encoded by the coding sequence ATGCCGATGATCGGCACCGATCCGAGCCAAGACGACAACTCGATTATTTTCTGCAACGCGGCGTTCCAGAAGCTGACGGGCTATTCTAATGCAGACCATATCGGCCGGAACTGTCAGCTCTTGCAGCGGGCTGAGACGGATCGGGCCGCGGTGTCGCGCATTCGTGAGGCGATTTCACTGAGAGCTTACGATCGATTTTATCGAGTCGATCAAGCGTGA
- a CDS encoding PAS domain-containing protein — protein MYTNLLIDSTEERRIDREINQTSSGSDPFAAAMRASRMPMIINDPRRPDNPIVFVNEAFAALTGYSRQEALGRNCRFLQGPGTNSHDVERIRKAVADKRPIEIDLLNYRKDGSLFWNRLLISPVFDGGELTYFFASQYDATSERTAPSRPEQQELEATLQRRIVDLTASEERLNFTLKAGGLGVWTLDVQDGRLVCSPICKANFGRQPAENFTYDDLRASVHPDDLERWQQTVAAALASDGNLHVEYRIIKPDGSPAWIEVRAETKFDEAGRPLQMSGVSIDTTERRQAEAYRAMMAQEMGHRMKNMLATTQSIVN, from the coding sequence GTGTATACTAACCTGCTAATTGACAGCACCGAAGAACGACGGATCGACCGCGAGATCAATCAAACCAGCTCAGGATCAGATCCGTTCGCTGCCGCGATGCGGGCCTCGCGGATGCCGATGATCATCAACGATCCCCGTCGCCCGGACAACCCAATCGTTTTCGTCAACGAAGCCTTTGCCGCCCTCACGGGATACAGCCGCCAGGAAGCGCTGGGACGGAACTGCCGCTTTCTCCAGGGACCCGGCACGAATTCGCACGACGTCGAAAGAATCCGAAAAGCGGTCGCCGATAAACGCCCCATCGAGATAGACCTTCTCAACTATCGTAAGGACGGCTCGCTGTTCTGGAACAGGCTGCTCATATCACCGGTCTTCGACGGCGGGGAGCTGACCTATTTCTTTGCCTCCCAGTATGACGCGACTTCGGAGCGGACAGCGCCGTCCCGTCCGGAGCAGCAGGAGCTGGAAGCCACGCTCCAGCGCCGGATCGTCGATCTGACGGCAAGCGAGGAGAGGCTAAACTTCACCCTCAAGGCGGGCGGCCTTGGAGTTTGGACGCTGGACGTTCAGGACGGGCGGCTGGTCTGTTCGCCGATCTGCAAGGCGAACTTCGGACGCCAACCTGCCGAGAACTTCACCTACGACGATTTGCGAGCATCAGTGCATCCCGATGATTTGGAACGGTGGCAGCAGACCGTTGCGGCGGCGCTGGCGTCCGATGGCAACCTTCATGTCGAGTACAGGATCATCAAGCCGGATGGCAGTCCTGCGTGGATCGAAGTCCGGGCGGAGACGAAGTTCGACGAAGCGGGACGGCCTTTGCAGATGAGCGGCGTTTCGATCGACACGACCGAACGCAGGCAGGCGGAGGCCTATCGCGCGATGATGGCCCAGGAAATGGGACATCGGATGAAGAACATGCTGGCGACCACCCAGTCGATCGTCAATTAG
- a CDS encoding HWE histidine kinase domain-containing protein — protein sequence MRSTISERLAALSRSADVLRGREFETLGLREIVEQAVAPFNEAGRIASDGPDLEVSHRSNTSLSLALHELATNAVRYGALSVPDGHVDIDWSVGGGDFKFRWRESGGPTVVEPRRRGFGTKLIQMLGASLRGKADIEFRPEGLSFTVTTSKDALTQPC from the coding sequence ATGAGGTCGACAATATCGGAACGTCTGGCAGCCTTGTCCCGCTCCGCAGACGTTCTGCGCGGGCGAGAGTTCGAGACGCTCGGCTTGCGCGAGATAGTGGAGCAGGCAGTCGCGCCTTTCAACGAGGCCGGCCGCATCGCGTCCGACGGGCCTGACCTCGAGGTCTCACATCGGTCGAATACAAGCCTTTCGCTGGCTCTGCACGAGCTCGCGACAAACGCGGTAAGGTACGGCGCTCTTTCCGTGCCGGATGGCCACGTCGATATCGACTGGAGTGTCGGTGGAGGCGACTTCAAATTCCGATGGCGCGAATCCGGCGGGCCGACTGTCGTGGAGCCGAGACGACGAGGCTTCGGAACGAAACTTATTCAGATGCTCGGCGCGAGCCTGCGTGGCAAGGCCGACATCGAATTTCGCCCGGAGGGTCTGTCGTTTACCGTTACGACTTCAAAAGATGCACTAACGCAGCCTTGCTGA
- a CDS encoding MFS transporter: MSTTKSPGGSFAPLAQPVFAVLWAATVLGNTGSFMRDVASSWLMTDLSASPAAVAMVQAAGTLPIFLLAIPAGVLTDILDRRKFLIAVQLLLASVSISLMALAQTGMLSVSALIGLTFLGGIGAALMGPTWQAIVPELVRREDVKSAVALNSLGINIARSIGPAAGGLLLAAFGAGLTYGADVASYIIVIAALVWWPRAKNSNDALQENFFGAFRAGLRYTRASRPLHVVLLRAAIFFAFASAVWALLPLVARQLLGGGASFYGILLGAVGAGAIGGALVMPKLRERLSADGLLLGAAITTAIVMSVLALAPSNSIAIIALLFLGGAWITALTTLNGAAQAVLPNWVRGRGLAVYLTVFNGAMTAGSLGWGAVGEAVGVSGALVIGAAGLLVAGLIMHRVKLPTGDADLVPSAHWPEPLVAEPVAHDRGPVLILIEYHVEKQHRKAFLHALDTLSQERRRDGAYGWGVTEDSADPEKIVEWFMVESWAEHLRQHKRVSHADADLQGKVLAYHTGTEKPVVRHFLTIDRPGAA, from the coding sequence ATGAGCACCACAAAGTCGCCCGGGGGCAGCTTTGCACCGCTTGCACAACCGGTCTTCGCGGTCCTCTGGGCTGCGACCGTTCTCGGCAACACCGGCAGCTTCATGCGCGATGTCGCCAGTTCCTGGCTGATGACCGATCTTTCGGCCTCGCCGGCGGCTGTCGCCATGGTCCAGGCGGCGGGCACGCTGCCGATCTTCCTGCTCGCCATCCCGGCCGGCGTCCTGACCGATATTCTCGACCGGCGCAAGTTCCTGATTGCCGTCCAGCTGCTGCTCGCCTCTGTCAGCATCAGCCTTATGGCTCTTGCCCAGACGGGCATGCTCTCGGTCAGTGCCCTCATCGGTCTGACATTTCTCGGCGGTATCGGCGCTGCGCTGATGGGGCCGACCTGGCAGGCGATCGTGCCCGAACTCGTCAGACGGGAAGACGTCAAAAGTGCCGTGGCGCTGAATTCGCTCGGCATCAACATTGCGCGGTCGATCGGGCCGGCCGCAGGCGGTCTTCTGCTTGCGGCGTTCGGCGCGGGTCTCACCTATGGTGCTGACGTCGCGAGCTATATCATCGTCATCGCAGCACTTGTCTGGTGGCCGCGCGCCAAAAATTCGAATGATGCTTTGCAGGAGAATTTCTTCGGAGCCTTTCGCGCTGGCCTTCGCTACACCCGTGCAAGCCGCCCGTTGCATGTCGTGCTGCTGCGCGCTGCAATCTTCTTCGCCTTCGCCAGTGCGGTCTGGGCCCTTCTTCCCCTGGTAGCCCGCCAGCTTCTCGGCGGTGGTGCAAGCTTTTATGGTATCCTGCTTGGCGCGGTCGGTGCCGGTGCGATCGGCGGAGCGCTCGTCATGCCGAAGCTGCGCGAACGTTTGAGCGCCGATGGCCTGTTGCTTGGCGCAGCCATCACCACCGCTATCGTGATGTCAGTCCTGGCCCTTGCGCCTTCGAATTCGATTGCCATTATCGCTCTGCTTTTTCTGGGCGGGGCGTGGATTACCGCTCTGACAACGCTCAATGGTGCCGCTCAGGCTGTCCTTCCGAACTGGGTGCGCGGTCGTGGTCTTGCCGTCTATCTCACCGTTTTCAACGGCGCGATGACGGCCGGCAGCCTTGGCTGGGGCGCCGTCGGTGAAGCAGTTGGCGTTTCCGGCGCGCTGGTGATCGGCGCGGCCGGTCTGCTGGTCGCCGGGCTCATCATGCACCGCGTGAAGCTGCCGACCGGGGATGCCGATCTGGTCCCGTCGGCCCACTGGCCGGAGCCTCTCGTTGCCGAGCCCGTCGCTCATGACCGTGGACCGGTCCTGATCCTGATCGAATATCATGTCGAAAAGCAGCACCGCAAAGCGTTTCTGCACGCCCTCGACACGCTCTCCCAGGAACGTCGTCGCGATGGCGCCTATGGCTGGGGCGTGACGGAAGATTCCGCCGATCCAGAGAAGATCGTGGAATGGTTCATGGTGGAGTCCTGGGCCGAGCATCTTCGCCAGCACAAGCGCGTTTCGCATGCCGATGCAGACCTGCAGGGCAAGGTGCTCGCGTACCATACGGGGACCGAAAAGCCGGTTGTACGCCACTTCCTGACGATCGACAGACCAGGTGCAGCATGA
- a CDS encoding DoxX family protein, translating to MTSHSPSNSRRLLADVVSAPAVRTVALLSLCAAYIQGPLTKIFDFGGAIAEMEHFGLHPAPVFAVAVIAFELTASALVVSGTLRWAGALALAGFTVLATFIALRFWELPAGMERMMATNAFFEHLGLAGAFVLVTIFDITKGAEQ from the coding sequence ATGACCAGCCACTCTCCTTCAAACTCGCGCAGGCTTCTGGCCGATGTCGTTTCGGCGCCCGCCGTGCGAACGGTCGCGCTGCTCTCGCTTTGCGCCGCCTATATCCAGGGCCCGCTGACCAAGATCTTCGATTTCGGCGGCGCGATCGCCGAGATGGAGCATTTCGGTCTCCACCCGGCCCCGGTCTTTGCTGTCGCCGTCATTGCCTTCGAGCTGACTGCGTCGGCCCTGGTTGTCTCTGGCACGCTCCGGTGGGCAGGCGCTCTCGCGCTCGCCGGCTTCACTGTCCTTGCGACCTTCATCGCGCTCCGCTTCTGGGAACTGCCCGCCGGCATGGAGCGGATGATGGCAACCAACGCCTTCTTCGAACATCTCGGCCTCGCGGGCGCCTTCGTCCTCGTCACCATTTTCGATATCACCAAGGGAGCTGAACAATGA
- a CDS encoding amidohydrolase, with translation MFADLILHHGLITTLDRTNPTASAVAIKDGTFLEVGTDAEIMALAGPDTKIVDLKGKRVLPGLIDNHTHVVRGGLNYNMELRWDGVRSLADAMDMLKRQVAITPAPQWVRVVGGFTEHQFAEKRLPTIEEINAVAPDTPVFLLHLYDRALLNGAALRAVGYTRDTPNPPGGEITRDANGNPTGMLLAKPNAGILYSTLAKGPKLPFDYQVNSTRHFMRELNRLGVTGVIDAGGGNQNYPDDYEVIQKLSDENQLTVRLAYNLFTQKPKQEKEDFLNWTSSVKYKQGNDYFRHNGAGEMLVFSAADFEDFRQPRPEMAPEMEGELEEVVRVLAENRWPWRMHATYDETISRSLDVFEKVNKDIPLEGLNWFFDHAETISERSIDRIAALGGGIATQHRMAYQGEYFVERYGHGVAEATPPIRRMLDKGVNVSAGTDATRVASYNPWVSLSWMVTGKTVGGMQLYPRANCLDRETALRMWTEKVTWFSNEEGKKGRIEKGQFADLVVPSKDFFTCAEDEISFLTSDLTMVGGKIVYGSGDFANYDESNIPPAMPDWSPVRKFGGYAAWGEPEGAGARSLRRTAISTCGCASDCGVHSHDHAGAWTSKLPIADLKGFFGALGCSCWAV, from the coding sequence ATGTTCGCCGACCTCATCCTCCACCACGGTCTGATCACCACGCTCGATCGCACCAATCCAACTGCCAGCGCAGTCGCTATCAAGGACGGGACCTTTCTTGAAGTCGGCACCGACGCCGAGATCATGGCGCTCGCTGGCCCCGACACCAAGATCGTCGACCTCAAGGGCAAGCGCGTCCTACCCGGCCTGATCGACAACCACACCCACGTCGTGCGCGGTGGTCTGAACTACAACATGGAACTGCGCTGGGACGGCGTTCGTTCGCTGGCTGACGCGATGGACATGCTCAAGCGTCAGGTAGCGATCACGCCGGCCCCGCAATGGGTTCGCGTCGTCGGCGGCTTCACCGAACACCAGTTCGCCGAAAAGCGCCTGCCGACGATCGAGGAGATCAATGCGGTTGCGCCCGATACGCCGGTCTTCCTGCTGCATCTCTATGACCGCGCGCTTTTGAACGGTGCTGCGCTCCGCGCCGTCGGCTATACCCGCGACACACCGAACCCGCCCGGCGGGGAGATCACGCGCGACGCCAACGGCAACCCGACCGGCATGCTGCTTGCCAAGCCGAACGCCGGCATTCTCTATTCGACGCTGGCAAAAGGCCCCAAGCTGCCCTTCGACTACCAGGTCAATTCCACCCGACATTTCATGCGCGAGCTCAATCGTCTCGGCGTTACCGGTGTGATCGACGCCGGTGGCGGCAATCAGAACTATCCCGATGACTACGAGGTCATCCAGAAGCTCTCCGACGAAAATCAGCTGACAGTTCGTCTCGCCTATAACCTGTTCACCCAGAAGCCGAAGCAGGAGAAGGAAGACTTCCTCAACTGGACGTCTTCGGTCAAATACAAGCAGGGCAACGACTACTTCCGCCACAATGGTGCCGGCGAGATGCTGGTCTTCTCCGCCGCCGATTTCGAGGACTTCCGCCAGCCGCGCCCGGAAATGGCGCCGGAGATGGAAGGCGAGCTCGAGGAAGTCGTGCGCGTTCTCGCCGAAAACCGCTGGCCCTGGCGCATGCACGCCACTTATGACGAAACCATCTCGCGCTCGCTCGATGTCTTCGAGAAGGTCAACAAGGACATTCCGCTCGAGGGCCTCAACTGGTTCTTCGACCATGCCGAGACCATCTCGGAGCGCTCGATCGACCGTATCGCGGCACTCGGCGGCGGTATCGCCACCCAGCATCGCATGGCCTATCAGGGCGAATATTTCGTCGAGCGTTACGGCCACGGCGTTGCCGAGGCCACGCCGCCGATCCGCCGCATGCTCGACAAGGGCGTCAATGTTTCGGCCGGCACGGATGCGACGCGTGTCGCCTCCTACAATCCGTGGGTATCGCTCTCCTGGATGGTGACGGGCAAAACGGTCGGCGGCATGCAGCTCTATCCGCGTGCCAATTGCCTCGACCGCGAGACCGCGCTCAGGATGTGGACGGAAAAGGTCACCTGGTTCTCCAACGAAGAGGGCAAGAAGGGCCGCATCGAGAAAGGCCAGTTCGCCGATCTCGTGGTGCCAAGCAAGGACTTTTTCACCTGCGCCGAGGACGAGATCTCGTTCCTGACCTCCGATCTGACGATGGTCGGCGGCAAGATCGTCTACGGCTCGGGTGACTTCGCCAACTACGACGAAAGCAATATCCCGCCCGCCATGCCGGATTGGTCTCCGGTGCGCAAGTTCGGCGGCTACGCTGCCTGGGGCGAACCCGAAGGGGCGGGCGCACGCTCGCTGCGCCGCACGGCCATCTCCACCTGCGGCTGCGCCAGCGACTGCGGCGTTCATAGCCACGACCATGCCGGTGCCTGGACCTCGAAGCTGCCGATCGCGGATCTCAAGGGCTTCTTCGGCGCACTCGGTTGCTCCTGCTGGGCCGTTTGA
- a CDS encoding XapX domain-containing protein encodes MKLYILSIGAGLLVGIVYSLLNVRSPAPPIVALVGLLGILVGEQLIPFAKTLIGREPAAVSWINQIKPHMFGHMPKGESRNDVVLSRHDQHKSDS; translated from the coding sequence ATGAAACTCTACATTCTTTCCATCGGCGCCGGTCTTCTGGTCGGTATCGTCTACAGCCTGCTCAATGTTCGCTCTCCCGCGCCGCCGATCGTGGCCCTTGTCGGCCTGCTTGGCATTCTGGTTGGCGAACAGCTCATTCCTTTCGCCAAGACGCTGATCGGCAGGGAGCCCGCAGCCGTCTCCTGGATCAACCAGATCAAGCCGCACATGTTCGGCCATATGCCGAAGGGCGAGAGCCGCAACGACGTTGTCCTGTCTCGCCACGATCAGCACAAGTCCGATAGCTGA
- a CDS encoding hydrolase yields MSKLQVLTPANSQLIFIDQQPQMAFGVQSIDRQTLKNNVVGLAKAARIFDIPTTITTVETESFSGNTFPELLGVFPENDILERTSMNSWDDQNVRDALAKNAAGGAKKIVVSGLWTEVCNTTFALSALNDVPDYEIYMVADASGGTSLEAHNRAMDRMVQAGVIPVTWQQVLLEWQRDWARKETYNAVTSLVKEHSGAYGMGIDYAVTHVHGGAERVSHGKRIGPNPAK; encoded by the coding sequence ATGTCCAAGCTCCAAGTCCTGACCCCGGCAAACAGCCAGCTCATCTTCATCGACCAGCAGCCGCAGATGGCCTTCGGCGTCCAGTCGATCGACCGGCAGACATTGAAAAACAACGTCGTCGGTCTCGCCAAGGCCGCCAGGATTTTCGACATCCCGACCACGATCACCACGGTCGAGACGGAAAGCTTCTCCGGCAACACCTTCCCGGAACTGCTCGGCGTCTTCCCCGAGAACGACATTCTGGAGCGCACGTCGATGAACTCCTGGGACGACCAGAACGTTCGTGACGCCCTTGCCAAGAATGCCGCCGGCGGCGCTAAGAAGATCGTCGTCTCCGGTCTCTGGACGGAAGTGTGCAACACGACGTTCGCGCTTTCCGCTCTCAACGACGTCCCGGACTACGAGATCTACATGGTCGCCGACGCCTCCGGCGGCACCTCGCTGGAAGCCCACAATCGCGCTATGGACCGCATGGTGCAGGCGGGCGTAATTCCGGTGACCTGGCAGCAGGTCCTGCTTGAGTGGCAGCGCGACTGGGCACGCAAGGAGACGTATAACGCGGTCACGTCGCTGGTGAAGGAACATTCCGGCGCCTACGGCATGGGCATCGACTACGCGGTCACGCATGTCCACGGCGGCGCCGAGCGCGTCAGCCACGGCAAGCGCATCGGCCCGAACCCAGCCAAGTAA